In Acidianus brierleyi, one genomic interval encodes:
- a CDS encoding thermopsin: MKILYILLLILVFTSVVEPFFASSLVSYQPVTLPPKYYEYYPINVTSGQCLFFHVNTSALATIMLFNQNQFNIFEKNSSGTPIFFNVSDNVSYKVGPLSTDTYYIVVLNNVTNNTINVNTEYSLVPYNVYNVRSSLPAPIGIADYGVYNISNTLKGTITKYDEAIGYVTIYNISAFNSTPPEGVNRSGASLQLNSVLQINTNNGSYQFWLQNVIGFITSERTYYVEDNIWNFTSNVSYLTNSSVNGKGSVFPYKNEFYYAYGTNYYNYTFPLSMILYIKVEGISSEGVTISFGYNNGSGIQWYDNATINVANVKSTYLLIDDYNVTGSQLYYDLELVFAGQANGEYTYFKSMNASLGLQIILLNGTLITPENFYTFGSDTEESADNLITIFKENQSWVLIGNDNFYNIGNTSIPKFYLHPLSNKNISNASSSYSRSIIPSNTQQSSNATSNFSMLTYLLLFVLFILVALGIKRLRRR, from the coding sequence ATGAAAATTCTATATATTCTTTTGCTAATATTAGTTTTTACATCAGTTGTGGAGCCGTTTTTTGCTTCCTCTCTAGTATCTTATCAGCCGGTAACGCTTCCTCCTAAATATTATGAATATTATCCAATAAACGTCACTTCTGGACAATGTTTATTTTTTCACGTAAATACGTCTGCATTAGCTACAATAATGCTGTTTAACCAAAATCAGTTCAATATCTTTGAAAAGAATTCTTCAGGTACGCCTATTTTTTTTAACGTTAGTGATAATGTCAGCTATAAAGTGGGTCCGCTAAGCACTGATACGTATTATATTGTAGTTTTAAATAATGTAACTAATAATACAATAAATGTAAATACTGAATATTCACTTGTTCCGTACAACGTCTACAATGTTAGGTCTTCTCTTCCAGCACCAATAGGAATTGCTGACTATGGAGTGTATAATATCTCCAATACTTTAAAAGGAACTATAACAAAATATGATGAGGCAATAGGTTACGTAACAATATATAATATCTCTGCGTTTAACTCTACACCACCAGAAGGCGTAAACAGATCTGGTGCATCATTACAGTTAAATAGTGTATTACAAATCAATACAAACAATGGTAGTTATCAATTTTGGCTTCAAAACGTTATAGGTTTTATTACGTCAGAAAGAACATATTATGTAGAAGACAATATATGGAACTTTACCTCAAATGTCTCCTATTTAACAAATTCTAGCGTAAACGGTAAAGGCTCAGTTTTCCCTTATAAAAACGAGTTTTATTATGCATATGGAACTAATTATTATAACTATACCTTTCCTTTATCAATGATACTCTATATAAAGGTTGAAGGTATTTCAAGTGAAGGTGTTACGATTTCCTTTGGTTATAATAATGGTTCCGGTATACAGTGGTATGATAATGCAACAATTAATGTAGCTAATGTTAAGTCCACTTATTTGCTTATAGACGACTATAATGTTACTGGTAGTCAATTATATTATGATCTTGAGCTAGTATTTGCAGGACAAGCCAATGGAGAATATACTTATTTTAAATCCATGAATGCTAGCCTAGGATTACAGATTATATTACTTAATGGCACATTAATAACTCCAGAAAACTTTTACACTTTTGGTTCTGATACTGAAGAATCCGCTGATAACTTAATTACTATATTTAAGGAAAATCAATCATGGGTTCTTATTGGTAATGATAACTTCTATAATATTGGAAACACAAGTATACCTAAATTCTACTTACACCCATTATCAAACAAGAATATATCTAATGCCTCATCTAGTTACTCAAGAAGTATAATACCTTCAAATACACAACAATCGTCTAATGCCACGTCGAATTTTAGCATGTTAACCTATTTACTTTTATTTGTACTCTTTATATTGGTAGCATTAGGTATCAAAAGGTTGAGAAGACGCTAA
- a CDS encoding ABC transporter ATP-binding protein, with protein MIEVTDLTKNYGRKEILKGLNFKVNDHSITGFIGPNGAGKTTTIRIISGLARPTSGIVKVFGKDPWDNPEVKGKIAVIFTNLTYPQENTVEEYLRGFSDIYGVDPSPFIEEFSLTPYLKKKLSKLSSGLSQKVQLVSALLKKPKLIIADEPTANLDPKARSEFYDKVRRLNKNGVTFFISSHILSELEKIITEVVFINDGKIVFSGKINEALNDSEEEEIYILVDNQKAAMSILKNARVDGGYIIVKGNVREIVDILDENNIKIISLRRSSLDEAFKKFSNI; from the coding sequence ATGATAGAGGTAACAGATCTTACAAAGAATTACGGAAGAAAAGAAATTCTTAAGGGCTTAAATTTTAAAGTTAATGACCATTCTATTACAGGTTTCATAGGTCCTAACGGCGCTGGAAAAACTACCACTATTAGAATAATATCCGGATTAGCTAGACCTACATCTGGTATTGTGAAGGTTTTCGGAAAAGATCCTTGGGATAATCCAGAAGTTAAAGGAAAAATAGCCGTAATTTTCACTAACCTAACTTATCCTCAAGAAAACACTGTAGAAGAATATTTAAGAGGTTTCTCTGATATCTATGGCGTAGATCCTTCTCCATTTATAGAAGAATTCTCTTTAACACCTTACCTCAAGAAAAAACTATCAAAATTATCGTCTGGTTTGTCTCAAAAAGTTCAATTAGTTTCTGCTCTTTTAAAAAAACCTAAACTCATTATTGCAGACGAACCTACAGCTAATCTTGATCCTAAGGCTAGATCTGAATTCTATGATAAAGTAAGAAGGCTTAACAAAAACGGAGTTACATTCTTTATATCCTCACATATACTTTCAGAATTAGAGAAAATAATTACAGAAGTCGTCTTTATCAACGACGGAAAAATAGTTTTTAGCGGAAAAATAAATGAAGCACTCAATGACTCTGAAGAAGAAGAAATTTACATTCTTGTAGATAATCAAAAAGCCGCGATGAGTATCTTAAAAAATGCTAGAGTTGATGGCGGATATATAATTGTTAAAGGTAACGTAAGGGAAATAGTAGATATTCTTGATGAAAATAACATAAAAATTATTAGTTTAAGGAGGTCATCTTTAGATGAAGCTTTCAAAAAATTTTCAAATATTTAG
- the wrbA gene encoding NAD(P)H:quinone oxidoreductase — MDTKILVLFYGYGSIVELAKEIAKGAEEEGAETRIRKVRETLYPDLIEKFHVPLDSTKDIQEVNLEDLKWADGLAIGSPTRYGNMAGGMKTFLDTTAPLWRSGDLYGKPVTFFTEASTIHGGHETTILTMTTYAFHFGMIIVPLGYAIPEISSTNTGGSPYGSSHLSSKKDLDENEIKIARFQGKRIAQVARKLKGS, encoded by the coding sequence ATGGACACAAAAATTCTCGTTCTGTTCTATGGATATGGGTCTATAGTTGAGCTAGCTAAAGAAATAGCAAAGGGTGCAGAAGAAGAGGGTGCAGAAACTAGAATAAGGAAAGTTAGGGAAACTCTATATCCAGACTTAATAGAAAAATTCCATGTACCGCTTGATAGTACTAAGGATATTCAAGAAGTAAATTTAGAAGACCTTAAATGGGCAGACGGATTAGCAATAGGTTCACCAACAAGATATGGCAATATGGCGGGAGGAATGAAAACATTTCTTGATACTACTGCGCCTTTATGGAGATCTGGAGATCTCTATGGTAAACCAGTAACTTTCTTTACAGAGGCCTCAACAATTCACGGCGGACATGAAACGACTATCTTAACTATGACAACTTATGCTTTTCATTTTGGAATGATTATAGTACCTCTAGGTTATGCAATTCCAGAAATATCTTCTACTAATACTGGAGGAAGCCCTTATGGTTCTTCACATTTAAGCTCTAAAAAGGATTTAGATGAAAATGAAATAAAGATTGCAAGATTTCAAGGGAAGAGAATAGCTCAAGTAGCAAGAAAACTAAAAGGCTCATAA
- a CDS encoding ABC transporter ATP-binding protein, with product MIEVSNISKKYGNFTALQDVKFTVNNGELVGYVGLNGAGKTTTIEIIAGVSYPNSGDVIIDGHSIIKEKKEASKNVSWVPELPIFEQDAKVLDYFIYLAGYYGIGKEEAKKKAEELFSLVGLQGREKDKLKNYSQGMKKRFALAVSLLSDPNNFLFDEVLNGLDPQGIMFFRDLAVKLKRENKAVLFSSHILTEVENIADKVIFIHKGKIIRQMSIEEIKSFTKTNIFRVVLGRIDGDVIKIAEKYGNPKLQGNTIFIENFNGNIPGLSSDLLNYNVIEMGKVEGNLEEVFFKLIGEQK from the coding sequence ATGATAGAGGTTTCAAATATTTCGAAGAAATATGGCAATTTTACTGCTTTGCAAGACGTTAAGTTTACCGTAAATAATGGAGAATTAGTAGGATATGTAGGCCTAAACGGTGCTGGTAAAACAACAACTATTGAAATAATTGCAGGTGTTTCGTATCCTAACAGCGGAGACGTCATAATTGATGGACATAGTATTATAAAAGAAAAAAAGGAAGCGTCAAAAAACGTTAGTTGGGTTCCAGAATTACCTATATTTGAGCAAGATGCTAAAGTTCTTGATTATTTTATTTATCTTGCAGGATATTACGGTATAGGTAAAGAAGAGGCTAAGAAGAAAGCAGAGGAATTATTTTCCTTAGTGGGCCTGCAAGGCAGAGAGAAGGATAAATTAAAAAATTACTCTCAGGGTATGAAAAAGAGATTCGCCCTAGCTGTGTCCTTACTTTCAGATCCAAATAATTTCTTATTTGATGAGGTTCTTAATGGACTCGATCCACAAGGGATAATGTTCTTTAGAGATCTTGCTGTGAAATTGAAAAGAGAAAACAAAGCTGTACTCTTCTCTTCCCACATTCTTACAGAAGTAGAAAATATAGCAGATAAAGTTATTTTTATACATAAAGGAAAAATAATAAGGCAAATGTCGATTGAAGAAATTAAAAGCTTTACCAAGACCAACATTTTCAGAGTAGTTTTGGGAAGGATTGATGGAGACGTAATTAAGATAGCAGAAAAATATGGTAATCCAAAACTTCAAGGAAATACAATTTTTATAGAGAATTTTAATGGAAATATTCCAGGACTCTCTTCTGATTTATTAAATTATAATGTAATAGAGATGGGCAAAGTAGAAGGTAACTTGGAGGAAGTTTTCTTTAAGTTAATTGGTGAGCAAAAATGA
- a CDS encoding thermopsin — protein sequence MYSRLLMGTILIITVIISVCPDLFLSFSSNSRDFSYNYYAFPPLDGNVTLAGKYLSGGINVYRYYSIEPAPMGIGFFGIGPDGPCIVRTSQVMARVSIGSLDISSSLYSGVMTYQFNSVMVYSSSGKNYSLWVQNVARIYSDNNSIEFIDNVWNFTSPNANVTGLRGNGNIIKFSSQTFYYYVASDLPGSMGTYSYPFTFYMLSNVTINSLGQPEILLWYNDGQGWINYDNITVTNVVDASNVSFLIDGYEYADNGLFYDEELVMGGPGGGLCTYVFSANIQMSIYYWNGNNFQEPLNTFNFGSDTAEKVNNVKDILGQSVNGQPYAAITSGSTSLGYLWNSEDVSSVTINSDVSNGSALIFPESVSYKDTFGIPPLGYIGDNFTVVVYPENYSILIYKDGVLSGESFVCAIAGKTELEKAVNFSVSTSNNITVFQGFSNYLNLTVNAVGILKIYLSIPSFISYTPIYSSFDQGTEIVSILLHASKNSPPGLYNGVVYVKLQDGQEIVKNIEISIEPRIFTVNLDYIFKGNKPSQIPEISLIFPNGTKENVTEGIYKVPYGTEYEISQEILDGNIRWITNHSIEGYFTSSSSLIIIYYEQYKVDFGFKIMGEYTSYTPQIVYYYLGRQEVTNPGIVWADYNSSYTYSKLLNGSNSTERWISYNNSGFIDGFNVTAVYYNQFYVNVNSPIKLYAKVSNSNISFVSGWYNYSEAINVENISYYITNTERILIIKMVPSNFIIVNNYTQFYAYPIIQFYVNISQNIPLKALVNGTETILTSNWYNNGTRVLIENSTYTMNFVRFLVLAVYPYNFIVNRSINVHLSLLKQYYVTVNSGVPLEAYINSTKEPITSGWYNSGTTIDVINNTYYSDSYTRFVILDIINRNITVNNPSNITVMTEKEFLVNINNVSQWYPASSRITLNANVPFYEVGSFKGTYNVPIGYTITVNGPIKEELVTGINILFVLGIMVAVLAIIVLIIIKRK from the coding sequence ATGTATTCACGGTTATTAATGGGAACCATATTAATCATAACAGTTATTATAAGTGTTTGTCCGGATTTATTCTTGAGTTTTTCTAGTAATTCTAGAGACTTTTCTTATAATTATTATGCTTTTCCTCCTTTAGACGGTAATGTAACGTTAGCTGGAAAGTATCTTTCTGGAGGTATTAATGTTTATAGGTATTATTCTATTGAACCTGCTCCTATGGGAATAGGATTCTTCGGAATAGGCCCTGACGGTCCGTGTATTGTAAGAACGTCACAAGTTATGGCTAGAGTTTCAATAGGTAGTCTTGATATCTCTTCATCCTTATATTCTGGCGTTATGACTTATCAATTTAATTCTGTGATGGTTTATTCTTCTAGTGGGAAAAATTATTCTCTATGGGTTCAAAATGTTGCACGAATATACTCGGACAATAATAGTATAGAGTTCATTGATAACGTTTGGAATTTTACTTCTCCTAATGCTAACGTTACCGGATTAAGAGGAAACGGAAATATAATTAAGTTTTCTTCACAAACTTTCTACTATTATGTAGCATCTGATTTACCTGGTAGTATGGGAACATATTCATATCCTTTTACTTTTTACATGTTAAGTAATGTTACAATAAATTCTCTTGGTCAACCGGAAATATTACTTTGGTATAATGATGGACAAGGATGGATAAACTATGATAATATAACCGTTACAAACGTAGTGGACGCATCTAATGTAAGTTTTCTAATAGATGGATATGAATATGCAGATAATGGTCTATTTTATGATGAGGAATTGGTAATGGGAGGGCCTGGGGGAGGACTATGTACATACGTGTTTTCTGCAAATATTCAAATGTCAATATACTACTGGAATGGCAATAATTTCCAAGAACCTTTAAATACTTTTAATTTTGGATCTGATACAGCAGAAAAAGTTAATAACGTCAAAGATATTTTAGGTCAATCAGTTAATGGTCAACCTTATGCAGCTATTACTTCTGGTTCTACATCTTTGGGTTATTTATGGAATTCAGAAGACGTTTCTTCTGTTACTATTAATTCAGACGTATCAAACGGTAGTGCGCTTATATTTCCAGAGTCCGTATCTTATAAGGATACATTTGGAATTCCACCTCTAGGATACATTGGGGATAATTTTACTGTAGTTGTGTATCCGGAGAATTATTCAATTCTAATTTATAAGGATGGTGTATTGAGCGGTGAGAGTTTTGTTTGTGCAATAGCTGGTAAAACTGAATTAGAAAAGGCAGTTAATTTTTCAGTTTCTACATCCAATAATATTACAGTATTTCAAGGTTTTTCAAATTATTTAAACTTGACCGTTAATGCCGTTGGAATATTAAAAATCTATCTTTCTATACCGTCGTTTATTTCTTATACTCCTATTTATAGCTCTTTTGATCAAGGTACTGAAATTGTATCAATCTTGCTTCATGCTAGTAAAAATTCTCCTCCAGGATTATATAATGGAGTAGTGTATGTAAAGTTACAAGACGGACAGGAAATTGTTAAAAATATTGAAATTTCTATAGAACCGAGAATATTTACTGTGAACTTAGATTATATATTTAAAGGAAATAAACCTTCGCAGATTCCAGAGATCTCTCTCATTTTCCCTAATGGGACTAAAGAAAACGTTACTGAAGGTATCTATAAAGTGCCATATGGTACTGAGTATGAAATTTCACAAGAGATTCTAGATGGAAATATTAGATGGATAACTAACCATTCTATAGAAGGATACTTTACGTCTTCTAGTAGTTTAATAATAATTTATTATGAACAATATAAAGTAGATTTTGGTTTTAAGATAATGGGAGAATATACTAGTTATACTCCCCAAATAGTTTATTATTATCTAGGAAGACAGGAGGTTACAAACCCGGGTATTGTATGGGCAGATTATAATAGTTCATATACCTATTCTAAACTTCTTAACGGGTCAAATTCTACTGAGAGATGGATATCCTATAATAACTCAGGTTTTATAGACGGATTTAACGTAACTGCGGTGTATTATAATCAGTTTTACGTTAATGTTAATTCTCCAATTAAACTATATGCTAAGGTTAGCAATTCCAATATCTCTTTCGTATCCGGCTGGTATAATTATTCTGAAGCTATTAATGTTGAGAATATATCGTATTATATAACAAATACAGAGAGAATATTGATAATCAAAATGGTACCATCAAACTTTATTATAGTTAATAATTATACTCAGTTTTATGCTTACCCTATAATTCAATTCTACGTAAATATTTCACAGAATATTCCTCTTAAAGCATTGGTTAATGGGACTGAGACAATATTAACGTCCAATTGGTATAATAATGGTACAAGGGTTTTAATTGAGAATTCCACATATACTATGAATTTCGTAAGATTTTTAGTACTCGCAGTATATCCTTATAATTTTATTGTTAATAGAAGTATAAACGTTCATTTGAGTCTTTTGAAGCAATATTATGTAACAGTGAATAGTGGAGTTCCTTTGGAGGCCTATATAAATAGTACTAAAGAGCCAATAACTTCTGGGTGGTATAATTCAGGAACTACAATAGATGTAATTAATAATACATACTATTCCGATTCATATACTAGATTCGTTATATTAGATATAATAAATAGGAATATTACAGTTAATAATCCTTCTAACATAACAGTTATGACAGAAAAGGAATTTTTAGTAAATATTAATAATGTTTCTCAATGGTATCCAGCGTCAAGTAGGATTACGTTAAATGCTAACGTGCCTTTTTATGAAGTAGGTAGTTTTAAGGGAACATATAATGTTCCTATAGGATATACTATAACAGTTAATGGGCCTATTAAAGAAGAACTAGTAACTGGAATAAACATTCTTTTCGTATTAGGAATTATGGTAGCAGTATTAGCAATAATAGTGCTTATTATTATTAAAAGAAAATAA
- a CDS encoding ABC transporter permease subunit, protein MKPVFYDFKRSFLRLSVILFIVIFAAIGIAVSYETYATNVSSNPYYFHNLNVLGVSIQKDNGVEVIGYVFNNHGIPINNAQINVNGASYRTNTSGYFELNLPQSYFEPIAVSYNNQKIEFIPLPVFENGSKYLSAEGIEEGFGYGIQNNVQNNTVKYAFAVINNNGKGTLILAIDTPNNQKVYVSFLNNSFSVTISITSFKYVGNVTSYINFYHLQTPNSIKLLSVGVKSSSSFTFPTTEYYPDGSAIKSLVGGINGVIGGFTFIFPAVMLYLAYILFSKPRDTGALKFILARPITRRELYINRYLGGVLTAIISSFLLTFLSYATLSILVSSSGILLPIDIPLILFVSTSGALIGFFSLVYMLPSFIKSGGAMLGISIFLFLFFQIGLSTIAGIIAFTTGHINEVTQMIYGIYYFNPLGAESYGTYYLGVQYGTTPTVSSVHLPLVILSSIVWIAIPFIIGLIKFNKINI, encoded by the coding sequence ATGAAACCAGTATTTTATGATTTTAAGAGAAGTTTTCTTAGATTATCTGTTATTCTTTTTATAGTAATATTTGCTGCAATAGGTATAGCAGTATCTTATGAAACTTATGCTACAAACGTTTCCTCTAATCCATACTATTTTCACAATCTTAACGTATTAGGCGTAAGTATCCAAAAAGATAATGGAGTTGAAGTCATAGGCTATGTATTTAATAACCATGGAATTCCTATAAACAACGCTCAAATTAACGTAAATGGAGCGTCCTATAGGACTAATACTTCTGGATACTTCGAACTTAATTTACCTCAATCCTATTTCGAACCTATTGCCGTGAGTTACAATAATCAGAAAATTGAGTTTATTCCACTTCCAGTATTCGAAAACGGTTCAAAATACTTATCAGCTGAAGGCATTGAAGAAGGATTCGGCTATGGAATTCAGAATAATGTCCAGAATAATACTGTAAAATACGCGTTTGCTGTCATTAATAATAATGGAAAAGGTACACTTATTTTAGCTATAGATACTCCAAATAATCAGAAAGTTTACGTTAGTTTCTTAAATAATTCTTTCAGTGTCACTATATCTATTACTTCTTTTAAATATGTTGGAAACGTTACTAGTTACATTAACTTTTATCATCTTCAAACTCCTAATTCAATAAAACTTTTATCAGTTGGAGTTAAATCCTCAAGTTCCTTTACATTTCCTACAACGGAATATTATCCAGACGGTTCCGCAATAAAATCATTAGTAGGTGGAATAAATGGAGTAATTGGAGGTTTTACTTTTATTTTCCCTGCCGTAATGCTGTATTTAGCCTATATTCTATTCTCAAAGCCGAGAGATACTGGAGCTTTGAAGTTCATACTAGCTAGACCTATAACCAGAAGAGAATTATACATTAACAGATATTTAGGAGGTGTTCTAACAGCTATAATATCTTCTTTCTTGCTCACTTTCCTATCTTATGCTACTCTTTCAATTCTAGTATCATCGTCAGGAATTTTATTACCTATAGATATTCCACTAATATTGTTTGTTTCGACTTCTGGAGCTCTTATTGGATTCTTTTCGTTAGTGTATATGTTACCATCTTTTATAAAATCAGGAGGTGCAATGTTAGGAATTTCGATATTTCTCTTCTTATTCTTTCAAATAGGATTAAGCACTATTGCTGGAATAATAGCCTTTACAACTGGACATATAAATGAAGTAACTCAGATGATCTATGGAATTTACTACTTTAATCCTCTTGGAGCAGAATCGTACGGTACCTATTACCTAGGAGTTCAATATGGAACAACGCCGACAGTAAGCTCAGTCCATTTACCTTTAGTAATATTATCGTCTATAGTATGGATAGCTATTCCGTTTATAATAGGTTTAATAAAGTTTAATAAGATAAATATTTGA
- a CDS encoding SelD-related putative sulfur metabolism protein, with product MEEVFERFKENLERYKKMGLNPLSLATGCAVKVDLIDTVYPALEKIKEKLIENNIEVLPREDADIFVSKELIETKRVIGEGSFDADRAISLIQVNQETAGNPEKFANFLLRAYTSIKTNRKLTIGKGHSIVTTVPKAEVAVIDLVKLEGKDTNSYTLANNDTIQIVDPLDDPGSQMQVDVAISNSLNDLFTKGAFQNLRMTPLYDSPDIDLKERLRKNFYNFSKKYNIEINDDVQPNTGTLMIGATVFGESDHELPIYYNKVEEGDVIIVSREIGELTPINVYMWVLAAPEILDVMESKGISFERLEKAKKKALDLMRVPNLGTAKVIYSYLPEFKKVFDRENHITMTTDVTGPGIFVIKEFAEKAGVDVKLEEIPVIDKDIAEFATESFIIPNSTAGTNGGIVIFSSKKIADDIVEDLHKAGMNPKIIGKVLRKGSGTVYVNSEIEKFIHRKNILKYFKII from the coding sequence ATGGAAGAAGTTTTCGAGAGATTTAAGGAAAATCTTGAGAGATACAAGAAAATGGGATTAAATCCGTTGTCTTTAGCTACTGGTTGTGCAGTAAAAGTAGATTTAATAGATACAGTTTATCCAGCATTAGAAAAAATAAAAGAAAAGCTCATAGAAAATAACATAGAGGTCTTACCCAGGGAAGACGCAGATATTTTTGTAAGTAAGGAATTGATAGAAACAAAAAGAGTTATTGGTGAGGGAAGTTTTGATGCAGATAGAGCTATTAGTTTAATTCAAGTAAATCAAGAAACTGCTGGAAATCCAGAGAAATTCGCTAATTTTTTGTTAAGGGCTTATACTTCCATAAAAACTAACAGAAAATTAACAATAGGTAAGGGACACTCGATTGTAACTACAGTACCTAAAGCTGAAGTGGCAGTTATAGATTTAGTAAAATTAGAAGGAAAGGATACAAATTCCTATACACTAGCTAATAACGATACAATACAAATCGTAGATCCATTAGACGATCCTGGTTCTCAAATGCAAGTGGATGTTGCTATATCTAATTCATTAAATGATCTATTCACAAAGGGAGCTTTCCAGAATTTAAGAATGACGCCATTATATGATTCTCCAGATATTGATCTTAAGGAGAGGCTTAGAAAGAATTTTTATAATTTTTCTAAGAAATATAATATAGAGATAAACGATGATGTACAACCTAATACTGGAACGTTAATGATTGGTGCTACTGTGTTTGGAGAATCCGATCACGAATTACCAATATATTATAATAAAGTAGAGGAGGGTGACGTAATAATAGTTAGCAGAGAAATAGGAGAATTGACTCCAATAAATGTTTACATGTGGGTTTTAGCCGCACCAGAAATTTTAGATGTTATGGAAAGTAAAGGAATATCTTTTGAAAGACTAGAAAAAGCGAAAAAGAAGGCCTTAGATTTAATGAGAGTTCCTAATTTAGGAACTGCCAAAGTAATTTACAGTTATCTTCCAGAATTCAAGAAAGTCTTTGACAGGGAAAATCATATAACTATGACGACGGACGTAACTGGGCCAGGTATTTTCGTAATTAAGGAGTTTGCAGAAAAAGCAGGAGTTGATGTAAAACTTGAGGAAATCCCAGTAATTGATAAGGATATAGCAGAATTTGCAACAGAGAGCTTCATCATACCTAACTCTACTGCAGGTACAAATGGCGGAATAGTAATTTTCAGTAGTAAAAAAATTGCAGACGATATTGTAGAGGATCTTCATAAAGCTGGAATGAATCCTAAGATAATAGGAAAGGTATTACGAAAAGGAAGTGGGACAGTATACGTTAATAGTGAAATTGAAAAATTTATTCATAGAAAGAATATATTAAAATATTTTAAAATTATATGA
- the porB gene encoding pyruvate synthase subunit PorB, translating to MSLGLRNLSKSNSLLSGTSACPGCPENMAMRMVGMGLGSDVALIVIAGCSSVIQGMAPRNSYNFPVLNIAFAAGPPAASGMARAYRLRNKNTTVVVWAGDGGTADIGFASLSGAAERNENFIYICVDNEAYMNSGGQRSGSTPLGASTSTTPEGKKENKKEMIFIMMDHNIPYAATASIGYPHDFVTKLKKAKSINGFKYLQVLAPDPYGWMFDPAKTPEVGKLAVQTCYWPLIEYENGKLTVNSECMHCLDKSTRRPLIDFIKTQGRFKKITEEEYKKLEEYIDSMWKRIEKMMEL from the coding sequence TTGAGCTTAGGACTCCGAAATCTATCGAAGAGTAATTCGTTACTCTCTGGAACTTCAGCATGTCCAGGCTGTCCAGAGAATATGGCTATGAGAATGGTGGGCATGGGATTGGGAAGTGACGTTGCGCTCATAGTCATTGCAGGATGCTCTTCAGTAATTCAAGGGATGGCTCCCAGAAATTCCTATAATTTCCCAGTACTAAACATAGCCTTTGCGGCAGGACCTCCAGCGGCTTCAGGGATGGCAAGGGCTTACAGACTGAGAAATAAAAATACTACCGTAGTTGTATGGGCAGGAGACGGCGGAACTGCAGATATAGGTTTCGCATCGTTGAGCGGTGCTGCTGAAAGAAATGAAAATTTCATATACATTTGTGTAGACAATGAGGCGTATATGAACTCTGGAGGACAAAGAAGTGGTTCAACGCCATTAGGTGCATCGACTTCCACTACTCCAGAAGGAAAAAAGGAGAATAAGAAGGAAATGATATTTATAATGATGGATCACAATATTCCTTATGCAGCTACAGCCTCTATAGGTTATCCGCATGACTTTGTTACAAAATTAAAGAAGGCTAAGAGTATTAACGGTTTCAAGTATTTACAAGTTCTTGCACCTGATCCATACGGTTGGATGTTCGATCCTGCTAAAACTCCAGAAGTCGGTAAATTAGCAGTTCAAACGTGTTACTGGCCATTAATAGAATACGAAAACGGCAAATTAACAGTCAATTCAGAATGTATGCATTGTCTAGATAAGAGTACTAGAAGACCATTAATAGATTTCATAAAAACTCAGGGAAGGTTTAAGAAGATAACTGAAGAAGAATACAAGAAGTTAGAAGAATATATTGATAGTATGTGGAAAAGAATAGAAAAAATGATGGAACTATAA